Proteins encoded by one window of Macaca fascicularis isolate 582-1 chromosome 10, T2T-MFA8v1.1:
- the LOC102141130 gene encoding immunoglobulin iota chain encodes MARSEPQMLPPRCSSNRRKSRMVVARTRCATAPPLRAGRRILRQPLGTPGTVATEVRALRVCTMSWAPVLLMLLVYCTGCGPQPVLHQPPAMSSALGTTIRLTCTLRNDHDISVYSVYWYQQRPGHPPRFLLRYFSQSDKSQGPQVPPRFSGSKDVAGNKGYLNIAELQPEDEAMYYCAMGARSFEKKEREREWEEEMEPTAAGTPVP; translated from the exons ATGGCAAGATCAGAGCCACAAATGCTGCCCCCACGCTGTTCCAGTAACCGAAGAAAGTCTAGGATGGTAGTGGCCAGAACGAGGTGTGCCACGGCCCCACCTctcagagcagggaggaggataCTGCGCCAGCCCTTGGGGACCCCAGGCACCGTGGCCACAGAAGTCAGAGCTCTGAGGGTCTGCACCATGTCCTGGGCTCCTGTCCTGCTCATGCTGCTTGTCTACTGCACAG GTTGTGGTCCTCAGCCGGTGCTGCATCAGCCGCCGGCCATGTCCTCAGCCCTTGGAACCACAATCCGCCTCACCTGCACCCTGAGGAACGACCATGACATCAGTGTGTACAGCGTCTACTGGTACCAGCAGAGGCCGGGCCACCCTCCGAGGTTCCTGCTGAGATACTTCTCACAGTCAGACAAGAGCCAGGGCCCCCAGGTACCCCCTCGCTTCTCTGGATCCAAAGATGTGGCCGGGAACAAGGGGTATTTGAACATCGCTGAGCTACAGCCTGAGGACGAGGCTATGTATTACTGTGCTATGGGGGCCCGCAGCTTCgagaagaaggagagggagagggagtgggAGGAAGAAATGGAACCCACTGCAGCCGGGACACCTGTCCCTTGA